A single genomic interval of Spinacia oleracea cultivar Varoflay chromosome 6, BTI_SOV_V1, whole genome shotgun sequence harbors:
- the LOC110799125 gene encoding internal alternative NAD(P)H-ubiquinone oxidoreductase A1, mitochondrial-like, whose amino-acid sequence MALARIARTGLRRSGGARGGYTTDKDAISEGISFSKYTPSLENAMIKCNNSYIFNIGKMDIASYQSRGYQATLSSQLPATERIVYQQSVSEPESMRYPGLEATRTGEKPRVVVLGTGWAACRFMKGLDTKMYDIVCISPRNHMVFTPLLASTCVGTLEFRSVAEPVGHIQSALSKDPNCYFYLASCTSIDTSKHEVYCETVENLGKSNERHRFRVAYDKLVIAVGSDPLTFNIKGVQEHAVFLREVNHAQEIRRKLLSNLMLSQSPGISDEEKKRLLHCVIVGGGPTGVEFSGELSDFIKGDVSQRYSHVKDRIKVTLIEANEILSSFDVGLREYAASHLTKSGVCLMRGIVKEVEKEKILLTDGTEVPYGILVWSTGVGPSQFINSLNLPKCPGGRVGIDQWLRVPSVEDVFALGDCAGFLEKTGRKVLPALAQVAEREGKYLVELFDNLAKQNAGKACSAKDVLLGEPFVYKHAGSMASVGSYKALVDLRESKDAKGVSIAGFLSFLIWRSAYLTRVLSWRNRFYVAVNWATTLVFGRDISKIGS is encoded by the exons ATGGCATTGGCAAGGATTGCCAGGACAGGCTTGAGAAGGTCAGGAGGTGCTAGAGGCGGTTATACAACCGACAAAGATGCAATATCTGAGGGTATTTCCTTTTCCAAGTACACACCTTCACTGGAAAATGCAATGATCAAGTGCAATAATTCATACATCTTCAACATTGGGAAGATGGATATCGCCAGTTACCAAAGTAGGGGATACCAAGCCACTCTCTCTTCTCAATTACCTGCTACAGAGAGGATTGTGTATCAGCAGTCAGTTTCAGAGCCGGAAAGCATGAGATACCCAGGGCTAGAAGCAACTAGGACAGGTGAAAAGCCAAGGGTTGTGGTACTTGGAACCGGTTGGGCAGCATGCCGCTTCATGAAGGGACTCGATACCAAAATGTATGATATTGTGTGTATATCACCAAGGAACCACATGGTTTTCACTCCTTTGCTTGCCTCAACTTGTGTTGGGACTTTGGAATTTCGATCTGTAGCTGAGCCTGTGGGTCACATACAGTCTGCTCTTTCAAAGGACCCAAACTGCTATTTCTATTTGGCTTCTTGCACTTCCATTGACACCTCTAAACATGAA GTGTACTGTGAAACTGTGGAGAATTTGGGGAAATCAAATGAGCGACATCGATTTAGGGTGGCATATGACAAGCTTGTTATTGCTGTAGGATCTGATCCCCTGACATTTAACATCAAAGGGGTGCAGGAACATGCAGTTTTTCTTCGAGAAGTTAATCATGCACAGGAGATAAGAAGGAAACTTCTTTCAAATCTTATGCTTTCTCAGAGTCCAG GCATATCTGATGAGGAAAAGAAGCGATTGTTACATTGTGTTATCGTTGGAGGTGGTCCAACTGGTGTAGAATTCAGTGGCGAACTGAGTGATTTCATAAAAGGCGATGTTAGCCAGAGGTATTCTCACGTGAAAGACCGCATCAAGGTCACTCTTATTGAG GCCAATGAAATTTTGTCATCATTTGATGTGGGATTGAGGGAATATGCAGCAAGTCACTTGACAAAG TCGGGTGTGTGTCTTATGCGTGGAATTGTGAAAGAAGTTGAGAAGGAAAAGATTCTTCTTACTGATGGAACAGAAGTACCCTATGGAATTTTGGTGTGGTCTACGGGCGTTGGTCCTTCTCAGTTTATAAACTCTCTTAACCTTCCAAAGTGCCCTGGTGGAAG GGTTGGGATCGATCAGTGGTTGCGAGTTCCTTCAGTAGAAGATGTGTTTGCTCTTGGTGATTGTGCTGGATTTCTGGAAAAAACTGGGAGGAAGGTTCTCCCTGCTTTAGCTCAG GTGGCTGAAAGAGAAGGCAAGTATTTAGTTGAGCTATTCGACAACCTGGCGAAGCAGAATGCAGGAAAGGCTTGTTCAGCTAAAGATGTTCTTCTAGGAGAACCTTTCGTTTACAAGCATGCTGGCAGCATGGCTTCAGTAGGTAGTTACAAGGCTCTAGTTGATCTCCGAGAGTCAAAG GATGCAAAGGGTGTATCCATTGCCGGGTTCCTCAGTTTTCTGATTTGGCGGTCAGCATACCTAACTCGCGTTCTTAGCTGGAGGAACAGATTTTATGTTGCTGTAAACTGGGCAACCACTCTAGTTTTTGGCAGGGATATTTCTAAAATAGGAAGCTGA
- the LOC110799126 gene encoding F-box/kelch-repeat protein At3g06240-like gives MTHCSTWIQVLQHLWRKLTYANQQGSESSDTCSPILSLPDEIITDILRRLPAPDVLSCRRVHSNWLHLSSTPWFAEIHFRSTSATSILLGQDRSYYNFNTGRNGNGVLLYIVENHDSENPRLKKVHMKGLGQMKEYFSGGQYYKLYASCNGVLLLRLSCTDRYLIYNPIKREKKHFLRKDHKICGFFFDQLEREYKLVLFSTNPVQKLTNYYIHGTSMKHKETYDDDIGCSVYCPLNGHEHELGVEVSGAMFWLVRRHSGQVECCRSIMILDLKTKIFQVLPHPGPSCAYSFYRFDYYEEKRLHDQIRLLEMDRRLSLVNVLQDIVEMWVLEDVGKWMWVKKYVVNLDQRFNYNAFGGHPVVGVESGNLLINWPDRGLFWCNLWLNRFQIFENKGGGSNITVRGCHFYATRYTPNFAANIFSDVLGPSQS, from the coding sequence ATGACTCACTGCTCAACATGGATACAAGTCTTACAACATCTGTGGAGAAAACTCACATATGCGAATCAACAGGGTAGTGAGTCTAGTGACACTTGTTCTCCCATCTTAAGCCTTCCTGATGAAATAATCACAGACATCCTCCGCAGACTTCCTGCGCCTGATGTTTTATCATGCAGAAGAGTGCATTCAAATTGGCTTCACTTATCTTCCACACCCTGGTTTGCTGAAATCCATTTCAGAAGTACTAGTGCCACTTCCATACTTCTTGGACAAGACAGATCATATTACAATTTCAATACTGGGAGAAATGGCAACGGTGTTTTATTATACATAGTGGAAAATCATGACAGTGAAAATCCGAGGTTGAAGAAAGTACACATGAAGGGTTTGGGACAAATGAAGGAGTATTTTTCAGGGGGTCAGTACTATAAACTGTATGCTTCTTGCAATGGAGTTCTCTTGCTTCGACTGTCTTGTACTGATAGATACCTGATTTACAATCCGATCAAACGAGAAAAGAAACATTTTTTAAGAAAGGATCATAAGATTTGTGGGTTTTTCTTTGATCAATTAGAAAGGGAATACAAGCTGGTTCTTTTCAGTACTAATCCAGTTCAAAAATTAACTAACTACTACATACATGGTACGAGCATGAAACATAAGGAAACATACGACGATGATATAGGATGTTCTGTTTATTGTCCTCTGAATGGTCATGAACATGAGCTTGGAGTTGAAGTATCTGGAGCTATGTTTTGGTTGGTTAGACGACACTCTGGTCAAGTCGAATGTTGTAGATCGATAATGATACTTGATTTAAAGACGAAGATTTTTCAAGTGTTGCCACATCCTGGACCAAGTTGTGCATATAGCTTTTATCGATTTGATTACTATGAAGAGAAGCGTTTACATGATCAAATACGGCTTCTAGAGATGGATAGGAGATTGTCGTTGGTTAATGTGCTTCAGGATATAGTTGAAATGTGGGTTTTGGAGGATGTTGGTAAATGGATGTGGGTAAAGAAGTATGTAGTAAACCTTGATCAGAGATTTAACTATAATGCGTTTGGTGGTCATCCTGTTGTGGGTGTTGAAAGTGGTAACCTTCTGATAAATTGGCCTGATAGGGGTCTGTTCTGGTGTAATTTGTGGTTGAACCGTTTTCAGATTTTCGAGAACAAGGGTGGTGGATCTAATATAACGGTGAGAGGATGTCATTTTTATGCTACCAGATACACCCCTAACTTTGCAGCTAACATATTTTCCGACGTTTTAGGCCCTAGCCAAAGCTAA